In one window of Erythrolamprus reginae isolate rEryReg1 chromosome 1, rEryReg1.hap1, whole genome shotgun sequence DNA:
- the DHRS9 gene encoding dehydrogenase/reductase SDR family member 9, with protein sequence MTEEESDEFNFNVWYHVVLWLIVIFIWWKWKGGENLDDVDPEGKYIFITGCDSGFGKQAALTFDRRGFHVIAGCLTENGAKELKEESSPNLQTVQLDVTNSSNIQQVAEQVKKEVGQRGLWGLINNAGVMGPTAPTDWLRIEHFRAPIEINLMGLINVTLNMLPLVKKAKGRIVNVTSVGGILAICSGGYCPSKYGAEAFTNNLRQDMKPFGVKVSCIQPGLFQTNLSDRVRVIKEKVAIWNSLPPVIQRQYGEHYLKEDATKKENLVKMCQNSDLSLVVRCMEHAIMSKNPKAYYSVGTDAKFLWIPLSKMPTFFQDYMLMKNKVKLFNPNSE encoded by the exons ATGACTGAG GAGGAAAGTGATGAGTTCAATTTTAACGTGTGGTACCATGTGGTCTTATGGTTAATCGTCATCTTCATATGGTGGAaatggaaaggtggggagaatttAGATGACGTGGATCCCGAAGGGAAATACATATTCATCACTGGTTGTGACTCCggatttgggaaacaggcagctTTGACCTTTGATAGGCGAGGATTTCATGTGATTGCTGGCTGCTTAACTGAAAATGGGGCAAAGGAGCTGAAAGAGGAGTCGTCGCCTAACCTCCAAACAGTGCAGCTGGATGTGACAAACTCAAGCAACATCCAGCAAGTAGCAGAACAAGTTAAGAAGGAAGTAGGACAACGGG GTCTCTGGGGTCTTATCAATAATGCTGGTGTCATGGGACCAACAGCCCCCACTGATTGGCTGAGGATTGAGCACTTTAGAGCACCCATTGAAATAAACCTGATGGGCCTCATAAACGTTACATTAAACATGCTTCCGTTGGTGAAGAAAGCCAAAGGAAGGATAGTAAACGTAACCAGTGTTGGTGGTATTCTGGCAATATGTTCGGGGGGTTATTGTCCATCCAAATACGGAGCGGAAGCCTTTACCAACAATTTAAG ACAGGATATGAAGCCCTTTGGAGTGAAAGTGTCCTGTATTCAACCTGGCTTGTTCCAAACAAATCTCTCTGATAGAGTCCGGGTCATAAAAGAAAAAGTGGCCATTTGGAATAGTCTTCCTCCCGTCATCCAACGCCAGTATGGTGAACATTACCTCAAGGAAG ATGCAACAAAGAAGGAAAACCTAGTCAAGATGTGTCAGAATTCAGACCTGTCACTGGTTGTGAGATGCATGGAACATGCCATAATGAGCAAAAACCCAAAGGCTTATTACAGCGTGGGCACCGATGCTAAATTCCTTTGGATCCCTCTCTCAAAGATGCCCACTTTTTTCCAGGACTACATGCTCATGAAGAACAAAGTTAAGCTATTTAATCCAAACTCAGAATAA